One window of the Paraburkholderia sp. PGU19 genome contains the following:
- the ruvB gene encoding Holliday junction branch migration DNA helicase RuvB: MIEHDKLAAERIIAATPVSPNEEAFERALRPRQLDEYVGQEKVRGQLEIFIEAAKRRKESLDHVLLFGPPGLGKTTLAHIIAREMGVNLRQTSGPVLERAGDLAALLTNLEANDVLFIDEIHRLSPVVEEILYPALEDYQIDIMIGEGPAARSVKLDLQPFTLVGATTRAGMLTNPLRDRFGIVARLEFYNAEELARIVSRSASLLGAQIHPDGALEIAKRSRGTPRIANRLLRRVRDFAEVKADGNITAKVADAALKMLDVDPVGFDLMDRKLLEAILHKFDGGPVGVDNLAAAIGEERDTIEDVLEPYLIQQGFLQRTPRGRVATLLTYRHFGLAAPDTASPVRNLWDSEPT; this comes from the coding sequence ATGATCGAACACGACAAACTTGCAGCCGAACGCATCATCGCCGCCACGCCCGTGTCGCCGAACGAGGAAGCGTTCGAGCGCGCGTTGCGCCCGCGCCAGCTCGACGAATATGTCGGCCAGGAAAAGGTGCGCGGCCAGCTGGAAATCTTCATCGAAGCCGCCAAGCGCCGCAAGGAATCGCTGGATCACGTGCTGCTGTTCGGGCCGCCTGGCCTCGGCAAGACCACGCTCGCGCATATCATTGCGCGCGAGATGGGCGTCAATCTGCGGCAGACGTCGGGCCCCGTGCTGGAACGCGCGGGCGACCTCGCCGCGCTGCTGACCAATCTCGAAGCCAACGACGTGCTGTTCATCGACGAGATTCACCGGCTGTCGCCCGTCGTCGAGGAAATCCTGTACCCGGCGCTCGAGGATTACCAGATCGACATCATGATCGGCGAAGGCCCTGCCGCGCGCAGCGTGAAGCTCGATCTGCAGCCGTTCACCCTGGTCGGCGCGACCACGCGTGCGGGCATGCTGACCAACCCGTTGCGCGATCGTTTCGGCATCGTCGCGCGGCTGGAGTTCTATAACGCCGAGGAACTGGCGCGCATCGTGAGCCGCTCGGCATCGCTGCTGGGTGCCCAGATTCATCCCGATGGCGCGCTGGAAATCGCCAAGCGCTCGCGCGGCACGCCGCGTATCGCGAACCGGCTGCTGCGCCGCGTGCGCGACTTCGCTGAAGTGAAGGCGGACGGCAATATCACGGCGAAGGTCGCAGATGCCGCGCTGAAAATGCTCGACGTCGATCCCGTCGGCTTCGATCTGATGGATCGCAAGCTGCTCGAAGCGATCCTGCACAAGTTCGATGGTGGGCCGGTCGGCGTCGACAATCTGGCGGCTGCGATCGGCGAAGAGCGCGACACGATCGAAGACGTCCTCGAACCGTATCTGATCCAGCAAGGCTTCTTGCAGCGCACGCCGCGCGGACGCGTCGCCACGCTACTGACGTATCGGCACTTCGGCCTGGCTGCGCCTGATACGGCAAGCCCGGTACGCAATCTGTGGGATTCGGAGCCGACATAA
- the ruvC gene encoding crossover junction endodeoxyribonuclease RuvC: MRILGIDPGLRVTGFGVIDQSGHQLTYVTSGVIKTADADLPSRLGTIFEGISTLIRQHAPDQSAIEKVFVNVNPQSTLLLGQARGAAICGLVAGGVPVAEYTALQLKQAVVGYGRATKEQMQQMVVRLLCLSGIPSTDAADALGMAICHAHGGGTLSTLGGIAPALAKKGLRVRRGRLIG; the protein is encoded by the coding sequence ATGAGAATTCTCGGCATCGACCCAGGTTTGCGCGTCACCGGTTTCGGCGTGATCGATCAGTCCGGCCACCAGTTGACTTACGTGACGAGCGGCGTCATCAAGACCGCCGATGCTGATCTGCCGTCACGCCTGGGCACCATTTTCGAGGGCATTTCCACGTTGATCCGCCAACATGCGCCGGACCAGTCGGCGATCGAAAAGGTGTTCGTCAACGTCAATCCGCAGTCGACGCTGCTGCTCGGCCAGGCGCGCGGCGCCGCGATCTGCGGGCTGGTGGCGGGCGGCGTGCCGGTTGCCGAATACACGGCGTTGCAGTTGAAGCAGGCCGTGGTCGGCTATGGGCGCGCGACCAAGGAGCAGATGCAGCAGATGGTCGTACGGCTGCTGTGCCTGTCGGGCATCCCTTCCACCGACGCCGCCGATGCGCTGGGCATGGCGATCTGCCACGCGCACGGCGGCGGCACATTGAGCACGCTGGGCGGTATTGCGCCCGCGCTCGCGAAGAAAGGCTTGCGAGTGCGGCGCGGGCGGCTGATCGGCTAG
- the tyrS gene encoding tyrosine--tRNA ligase produces the protein MSTESTAKPNSAYPITDEVRHALEVTKRGVDELLIEEEFAQKLAKSAATGTPLRVKLGLDPTAPDIHIGHTVVLNKMRQLQDLGHTVIFLIGDFTSLIGDPSGRNATRPPLTREQIESNAKTYFEQAALVLDREKTEIRYNSEWSMPLGADGMIKLASRYTVARILEREDFTKRFQGGVPISIHEFLYPLMQGYDSVALNADLELGGTDQKFNLLVGRELQKQYGQEQQCILTMPLLEGLDGVEKMSKSKGNYVGIGEKPNDMFGKLMSISDVLMWRYFELLSFRPMAEIEGFKREIEGGRNPRDFKVLLAQEIVARFHSQGDAERALEDFNHRAKGGVPDDIPSVTLAGAPLAIGQLLKQAGLVPSTSEALRNIEQGGVKIDGATVSDKGLKIEAGEFVVQVGKRRFARVTLTA, from the coding sequence ATGAGCACCGAGTCCACCGCCAAGCCCAATTCCGCCTACCCGATCACCGACGAAGTCCGCCACGCGCTCGAAGTCACGAAGCGCGGCGTCGACGAACTGCTGATCGAAGAGGAGTTCGCGCAAAAGCTCGCGAAAAGCGCGGCCACGGGCACGCCGCTGCGCGTCAAGCTCGGTCTCGATCCGACGGCGCCCGACATCCACATCGGCCACACCGTCGTGCTGAACAAGATGCGCCAGTTGCAGGATCTCGGCCACACGGTGATTTTTCTGATCGGCGATTTCACGTCGCTGATCGGCGATCCGTCCGGTCGCAACGCAACGCGCCCGCCGCTCACGCGCGAGCAGATCGAGTCGAACGCGAAGACGTACTTTGAGCAGGCCGCGCTGGTGCTCGACCGCGAGAAGACGGAAATTCGCTACAACAGCGAATGGTCGATGCCGCTCGGCGCAGACGGCATGATCAAGCTCGCGTCGCGCTACACGGTCGCGCGCATTCTGGAGCGCGAAGACTTCACGAAGCGTTTCCAGGGCGGCGTGCCCATCTCGATTCACGAGTTTCTTTATCCGCTGATGCAGGGCTACGACTCCGTCGCGCTGAACGCCGACCTCGAACTCGGCGGCACGGACCAGAAGTTCAACCTGCTGGTCGGGCGCGAACTGCAGAAGCAGTACGGCCAGGAACAGCAGTGCATTCTGACGATGCCGCTGCTCGAAGGGCTGGATGGCGTCGAGAAGATGTCGAAGTCGAAGGGTAACTACGTCGGTATCGGCGAAAAACCGAACGATATGTTCGGCAAGCTGATGAGCATCTCCGACGTGCTGATGTGGCGCTACTTCGAACTGCTGTCGTTCCGTCCGATGGCCGAGATCGAAGGGTTCAAGCGCGAAATCGAAGGCGGTCGCAATCCGCGCGACTTCAAGGTGTTGCTCGCACAGGAAATCGTTGCGCGCTTCCACTCGCAAGGCGACGCCGAGCGCGCGCTGGAGGACTTCAACCACCGCGCGAAGGGTGGCGTGCCGGACGATATCCCGTCGGTGACGCTCGCGGGCGCGCCGCTCGCCATCGGGCAACTGCTGAAGCAGGCAGGTCTCGTGCCGTCGACGAGCGAAGCGCTGCGCAACATCGAGCAGGGCGGCGTGAAGATCGACGGCGCGACCGTGTCGGACAAGGGCTTGAAGATCGAAGCTGGCGAGTTCGTCGTGCAGGTCGGCAAGCGTCGGTTTGCGCGCGTCACGCTGACGGCATGA
- the purH gene encoding bifunctional phosphoribosylaminoimidazolecarboxamide formyltransferase/IMP cyclohydrolase, whose translation MIKQALISVSDKSGIVDFAKSLSDLGVKILSTGGTAKLLADAGLPVTEVADYTGFPEMLDGRVKTLHPKVHGGILARRDLPEHMAALEKHDIPTIDLLVVNLYPFVQTISKEECSLEDAIENIDIGGPTMLRSAAKNHRDVTVVVDPADYATVLEEMRANGNKVGYKTNFRLATKVFAHTAQYDGAITNYLTSLTEELQHRDRNTYPATFNLAFDKVQDLRYGENPHQSAAFYRDIAVPAGALANYRQLQGKELSYNNIADSDAAWECVKTFDAPACVIIKHANPCGVAVGANPHEAYSKAFQTDPTSAFGGIIAFNREVDETAAQAVAKQFVEVLIAPSFSDAAKQVFAAKQNVRLLEIALGDGHNAFDLKRVGGGLLVQSLDAKNVQPHELRVVTKRHPTPKEMDDLLFAWRVAKFVKSNAIVFCSNGMTMGVGAGQMSRVDSARIASIKAQNAGLTLSGTAVASDAFFPFRDGLDVVVNAGATCVIQPGGSMRDDEVIAAADEHNIAMVVTGIRHFRH comes from the coding sequence ATGATCAAGCAAGCGCTCATCTCCGTTTCCGACAAGTCCGGCATCGTCGATTTCGCGAAATCGTTGTCGGACCTCGGCGTCAAGATCCTGTCGACGGGCGGCACCGCGAAACTGCTCGCGGACGCCGGCCTTCCCGTTACCGAAGTGGCCGACTACACGGGCTTTCCGGAAATGCTGGATGGGCGCGTGAAGACGTTGCACCCGAAGGTGCACGGCGGCATCCTCGCCCGCCGCGATTTGCCCGAGCACATGGCCGCGCTCGAAAAGCACGACATTCCCACCATCGACCTGCTCGTCGTGAACCTGTATCCGTTCGTGCAGACGATTTCGAAGGAAGAGTGCTCGCTGGAAGACGCGATCGAGAATATCGATATCGGCGGCCCGACCATGCTGCGTTCGGCAGCGAAGAATCACCGCGACGTGACCGTCGTGGTTGATCCCGCTGACTACGCGACCGTGCTCGAAGAAATGCGCGCGAACGGCAACAAGGTCGGCTACAAGACCAACTTCCGCCTCGCGACCAAGGTGTTCGCGCACACCGCGCAGTATGACGGCGCGATCACGAACTACCTGACGAGCCTCACGGAAGAACTGCAGCACCGCGACCGCAACACGTACCCGGCCACGTTCAACCTCGCGTTCGACAAGGTGCAGGACCTGCGCTACGGCGAGAACCCGCATCAGAGCGCCGCGTTCTATCGCGACATCGCGGTCCCGGCCGGCGCGCTCGCGAACTATCGCCAGTTGCAGGGCAAGGAACTGTCGTACAACAACATCGCCGACTCGGACGCTGCGTGGGAATGCGTGAAGACGTTCGACGCACCGGCCTGCGTGATCATCAAGCACGCGAACCCGTGCGGCGTGGCTGTCGGCGCGAACCCGCACGAAGCGTATTCGAAGGCATTCCAGACGGACCCGACGTCGGCGTTCGGCGGCATCATCGCGTTCAACCGCGAAGTCGACGAAACGGCGGCGCAGGCTGTCGCGAAACAGTTCGTCGAAGTGCTGATCGCGCCGTCGTTCAGCGATGCCGCCAAGCAGGTGTTCGCGGCCAAGCAGAACGTGCGTCTGCTTGAAATCGCGCTGGGCGATGGCCACAACGCATTCGATCTGAAGCGCGTGGGCGGCGGTCTGCTCGTGCAGTCGCTCGATGCGAAGAACGTGCAGCCGCACGAACTGCGCGTCGTCACGAAGCGTCACCCGACGCCGAAGGAAATGGACGATCTGCTGTTCGCATGGCGCGTCGCGAAGTTCGTGAAGTCGAACGCGATCGTGTTCTGCTCGAACGGCATGACGATGGGCGTCGGCGCGGGCCAGATGAGCCGCGTGGATTCGGCGCGCATCGCGAGCATCAAGGCGCAGAATGCGGGCCTGACGCTGTCGGGCACGGCAGTGGCGTCGGATGCGTTCTTCCCGTTCCGCGACGGCCTCGACGTTGTCGTGAACGCGGGCGCGACCTGCGTGATCCAGCCGGGCGGCTCGATGCGCGACGACGAAGTGATCGCCGCCGCCGACGAGCACAACATCGCGATGGTCGTGACGGGCATCCGCCACTTCCGCCACTGA
- a CDS encoding histidine phosphatase family protein, translating into MATQVLFIRHGETDWNRIKRIQGHIDIPLATSGVDQAQRLAERFAREARAGARLDAIYSSDLMRAQQTAQPFADVLGLSLSLSKGLRERNYGAFQGHDSDEIALRFPDEYAQWQTRDPGFSPPEGESQRVFYHRVLHAIEPVVAAHPNGRISVVAHGGVLDCVYRFANGLPLDAPRNYALLNTSVNVVEFEGGRAKVVSWADVAHLDGHAEDDSFKKKTPEAGR; encoded by the coding sequence ATGGCAACACAAGTCCTCTTCATCCGACACGGCGAGACCGACTGGAACCGCATCAAGCGGATTCAAGGGCACATTGATATTCCGCTCGCGACGAGCGGCGTCGACCAGGCGCAACGTCTCGCCGAACGTTTCGCGCGCGAGGCGCGGGCGGGCGCGCGGCTCGACGCGATCTATTCGAGCGACCTCATGCGCGCGCAACAAACGGCGCAGCCATTCGCCGACGTGCTCGGCCTGTCGCTGAGCCTCAGCAAGGGCTTGCGCGAGCGCAATTACGGCGCGTTCCAGGGACACGACAGCGACGAGATCGCGCTGCGCTTCCCCGACGAGTACGCGCAGTGGCAGACGCGCGATCCTGGCTTTTCGCCGCCCGAGGGCGAATCGCAGCGCGTGTTCTATCACCGCGTGCTGCATGCGATCGAGCCGGTCGTCGCCGCGCATCCGAACGGACGGATCTCGGTCGTCGCGCATGGCGGTGTGCTGGACTGCGTGTATCGCTTCGCGAATGGTCTGCCGCTGGATGCGCCGCGCAACTACGCGTTGCTGAACACGAGCGTGAACGTGGTTGAATTCGAAGGCGGCCGCGCGAAGGTCGTGTCGTGGGCCGATGTCGCGCATCTCGACGGCCACGCGGAAGACGACAGCTTCAAGAAAAAAACGCCCGAAGCCGGGCGTTGA
- the dtd gene encoding D-aminoacyl-tRNA deacylase — MIALIQRVRRAEVRVADRVTGAIDTGLLALVCAERGDTDAAADKLLAKMLGYRVFSDAAGKMNLPVQNIDGAGSAGGLLLVSQFTLAADTNSGLRPSFTPAAPPDEGKRLFDYFVAAARAKHPIVETGEFGADMQVSLVNDGPVTFWLQTRA, encoded by the coding sequence ATGATCGCGCTGATTCAACGCGTGCGGCGCGCCGAGGTGCGCGTCGCTGACCGCGTGACGGGCGCCATCGACACGGGCTTGCTCGCGTTGGTCTGTGCCGAGCGCGGCGATACCGATGCTGCCGCCGACAAACTACTCGCCAAAATGCTCGGCTACCGCGTATTCAGCGATGCAGCCGGAAAGATGAACCTGCCCGTGCAGAATATCGACGGCGCGGGGAGCGCGGGCGGCCTGCTACTCGTGTCCCAGTTCACGCTGGCCGCCGATACCAACAGCGGCCTGCGCCCGAGCTTCACGCCCGCCGCGCCACCCGACGAGGGCAAGCGCCTGTTCGACTACTTCGTGGCCGCGGCACGCGCGAAGCATCCCATCGTCGAAACAGGCGAATTCGGCGCAGACATGCAGGTGTCGCTCGTCAACGACGGCCCGGTGACGTTCTGGCTACAGACGCGCGCATAA
- the dusB gene encoding tRNA dihydrouridine synthase DusB: MPTLGSHTLRNNLFVAPMAGVTDRPFRQLCKRMGAGYAVSEMVASNAQLWKSEKTMRRANHTGEVEPIAVQIAGADPQMMAEAARYNVANGAQIIDINMGCPAKKVCNVAAGSALLQNEPLVQRIVEAVVNAVGVGPDAVPVTLKIRTGWDRDNKNALTIARLAESAGISMLTVHGRTRADLYHGEAEYETIAAVKAAVKIPVVANGDITSPNKAREVLAATGADAIMIGRAAQGRPWLFREIEHFLLTGELMEAPRIDEIQQVMNEHLEDHYAFYGEFTGVRTARKHIGWYTRGLSGANVFRHRMNTLDTTREQLLAVNEFFDAQKAISDRLVYVDNEVNNNGEQDQTDRLAA; the protein is encoded by the coding sequence ATGCCCACTCTCGGCTCCCACACTCTGCGCAACAACCTGTTCGTCGCCCCGATGGCAGGCGTGACCGACCGGCCGTTCCGCCAGCTCTGCAAGCGCATGGGCGCGGGCTATGCGGTGTCGGAGATGGTCGCGTCGAACGCGCAGTTGTGGAAAAGCGAAAAGACGATGCGCCGCGCCAACCACACGGGCGAAGTCGAGCCGATCGCCGTGCAGATCGCGGGCGCCGACCCGCAGATGATGGCCGAGGCCGCGCGCTACAACGTCGCGAACGGCGCGCAGATCATCGACATCAACATGGGCTGCCCGGCCAAGAAGGTCTGCAATGTCGCGGCCGGTTCTGCGCTGCTGCAGAATGAGCCGCTCGTACAGCGGATCGTCGAAGCCGTCGTGAATGCCGTTGGCGTCGGTCCGGATGCCGTGCCCGTCACGCTGAAGATCCGCACCGGCTGGGACCGCGACAATAAAAACGCACTGACCATTGCGCGCCTCGCCGAAAGCGCCGGCATTTCGATGCTGACCGTGCATGGCCGCACGCGTGCCGACCTGTATCACGGCGAAGCGGAGTACGAAACGATTGCCGCCGTGAAGGCCGCGGTGAAGATTCCCGTCGTCGCGAACGGCGACATTACGTCGCCGAACAAGGCGCGCGAGGTGCTGGCCGCGACGGGCGCGGACGCCATCATGATCGGTCGCGCCGCGCAGGGCCGCCCTTGGCTCTTCCGCGAGATCGAACATTTCCTGCTCACGGGCGAGCTGATGGAAGCGCCGCGTATCGACGAGATCCAGCAGGTGATGAACGAGCATCTGGAGGATCACTACGCGTTCTACGGCGAATTTACGGGCGTTCGCACTGCGCGCAAGCACATCGGCTGGTACACTCGCGGCCTTTCTGGCGCCAACGTGTTCCGCCATCGTATGAATACGCTGGACACGACGCGCGAACAACTGCTCGCCGTCAATGAATTCTTCGACGCGCAAAAGGCGATTTCAGACCGCCTCGTGTACGTCGACAACGAAGTCAACAATAACGGTGAGCAGGACCAAACCGACCGACTAGCAGCATGA
- a CDS encoding UbiH/UbiF/VisC/COQ6 family ubiquinone biosynthesis hydroxylase, producing the protein MSEVHQAANAPSLPASNPPYDYDVTIVGAGPVGLALAGWLARRSATQKLNVALIDAREPEDSVADPRAIAVSHGSRMILEPLAWPSDATAIQRIHVSQRGHFGRTLIDHSEHGLPALGYVLRYGSIVHALAETVRSTPVHWFKSTKAQAPQQLEDDGVLLPIESAHVTRTLRTRILVNAEGGLFGEQQAGSGETRDYGQTALVGTVTLSSPQPHVAWERFTSQGPIALLPTGGVRGADYALVWCCAPEQAARRAQLPDEDFLRELGAEFGDRMGRFVQIKGRASFPLGLNTVDTLVKGNVVAIGNAAQTLHPVAGQGLNLGLRDAHALADALSHYGATRTALIAFAQRRALDRRMTIGATDTLARLFTIDFPPLAALRGLALTALEFVPPVKTALARQMMFGQRR; encoded by the coding sequence ATGAGCGAAGTCCACCAGGCGGCCAACGCGCCCTCCCTCCCCGCGAGCAATCCGCCCTACGACTACGACGTGACGATCGTCGGCGCGGGGCCGGTCGGTCTTGCGCTCGCGGGCTGGCTCGCGCGGCGCAGTGCGACTCAGAAGCTGAACGTGGCGCTGATCGACGCGCGCGAGCCGGAAGATTCGGTTGCCGATCCGCGCGCGATCGCCGTATCGCACGGCAGCCGGATGATTCTCGAGCCGCTCGCCTGGCCGTCCGACGCGACCGCGATCCAGCGCATTCACGTCTCGCAGCGCGGCCATTTCGGGCGCACGCTGATCGATCACTCGGAGCACGGCCTGCCCGCGCTCGGCTACGTGCTCCGTTATGGCTCGATCGTCCATGCTCTCGCCGAGACCGTGCGCTCGACGCCCGTCCACTGGTTCAAATCGACGAAAGCGCAGGCGCCGCAGCAACTCGAAGACGACGGCGTGCTGCTGCCGATCGAGAGCGCGCACGTCACGCGCACGCTGCGCACGCGCATTCTGGTGAACGCCGAAGGCGGCCTGTTCGGCGAACAGCAGGCAGGTTCGGGTGAAACGCGCGATTACGGGCAAACGGCGCTGGTCGGCACCGTGACGCTGTCGTCGCCGCAGCCGCATGTCGCGTGGGAACGCTTCACGTCGCAAGGTCCGATTGCGCTCCTGCCGACAGGCGGCGTGCGCGGCGCGGACTACGCGCTGGTCTGGTGCTGCGCGCCGGAACAGGCGGCGCGCCGCGCGCAGCTGCCGGACGAAGATTTTCTGCGCGAACTCGGCGCCGAGTTCGGCGACCGGATGGGCCGCTTCGTGCAGATCAAGGGACGCGCGTCGTTCCCGCTGGGGCTGAACACCGTCGATACGCTCGTCAAGGGCAACGTCGTCGCGATCGGCAATGCGGCACAGACGCTGCATCCCGTCGCCGGCCAGGGGTTGAATCTCGGTTTGCGCGATGCGCATGCGCTCGCCGACGCGCTCTCGCATTACGGCGCGACCCGCACCGCGCTGATCGCATTCGCGCAGCGCCGCGCACTCGACCGCCGTATGACGATTGGCGCGACCGACACGCTCGCGCGCCTTTTCACGATCGACTTTCCGCCGCTCGCGGCGCTGCGCGGTCTCGCCCTCACCGCGCTCGAATTCGTGCCGCCCGTGAAGACGGCGCTTGCCCGCCAGATGATGTTCGGCCAACGCCGCTAG
- a CDS encoding Fis family transcriptional regulator, with the protein MSKHNIEQCVRDSLGMYFQDLDGSNPHDVYDMVISCVEKPLLEVVLEQAGGNQSLAAEYLGINRNTLRKKLQQHGLL; encoded by the coding sequence ATGAGCAAGCACAATATCGAACAATGTGTCCGCGATAGCCTGGGGATGTACTTCCAGGATCTCGACGGCTCCAATCCGCACGACGTCTACGACATGGTGATTTCGTGCGTAGAAAAACCGTTGCTCGAGGTGGTGCTCGAGCAGGCCGGCGGCAATCAGTCGCTGGCAGCCGAGTATCTCGGCATCAACCGCAATACGCTGCGCAAGAAACTGCAACAGCACGGCCTGCTGTAG
- a CDS encoding LysE family translocator: MLSLTTLALFSGACLALTATPGPDMLLIASRSVSQGRAAGFASLAGILAGTYCHALAAAFGLSQLFLAAPMAYDIVRFAGAAYLLYLAWKTFRSDGTMLAPDASMRRYPVGRIFRQGLFTNLLNPKVALFVLALFPQFVKPEAGSVAVQIMLLATVLNVIGFFVNGSVILLASRLSRKLTGGKRPSRWPQYLLGSVFAGLACRLALAGQR, translated from the coding sequence ATGCTCAGTCTCACCACGCTCGCGCTGTTCTCAGGCGCGTGTCTCGCGCTCACCGCCACGCCTGGTCCCGATATGTTGCTGATTGCTTCCCGCAGCGTGAGCCAGGGAAGGGCGGCGGGTTTTGCGTCGCTCGCCGGAATTTTGGCGGGCACGTATTGTCATGCGCTTGCCGCGGCGTTCGGCCTGTCACAGCTCTTTCTTGCCGCGCCGATGGCCTATGACATCGTGCGCTTCGCGGGCGCGGCTTATCTGCTTTATCTTGCATGGAAGACGTTCCGCTCGGACGGCACCATGCTCGCGCCGGACGCATCGATGCGGCGCTATCCCGTTGGCAGAATTTTCAGGCAAGGATTGTTCACGAATCTGCTCAATCCGAAGGTTGCGCTGTTCGTGCTCGCGTTGTTTCCGCAGTTCGTGAAGCCGGAGGCGGGATCGGTCGCTGTACAGATCATGTTGCTTGCGACCGTGCTCAATGTGATCGGCTTCTTTGTGAATGGCAGCGTGATTCTTCTTGCCAGCAGACTGAGCCGGAAACTGACCGGCGGCAAGCGCCCGTCGCGCTGGCCGCAGTATTTGCTCGGCTCAGTGTTTGCAGGCCTGGCATGCCGGCTGGCGCTGGCGGGACAACGCTGA
- a CDS encoding anhydro-N-acetylmuramic acid kinase, producing MAKDTADGVYFGLMSGTSMDGVDGIAVEFAKGKAPVVRSQAFVGFSEGLRDALFALQQPGDNEIEREALAANALAARYTVCCHELLRSGNLSAVDVRAIGVHGQTVRHRPEKGYTKQINNPALLAEMMHIDVIADFRSRDVAAGGQGAPLVPAFHATVFGAKNETRVVCNLGGISNITILSANGAVRGFDCGPANALLDEWSHRHLNRPFDENGQFAASGQVHRPLLNAFLDEPFFEAQPPKSTGRDLFNPEWLDARLQGFANVSPADVQATLVALTAVTVAREVERHAPDCKAVYVCGGGARNPEIMKALQGALAESGCSGVPVMTTEALGVPPHQVEPLAFAWLAMRCVAREPGNLPSVTGAADERVLGAIYPR from the coding sequence GTGGCCAAAGACACGGCAGATGGCGTGTATTTCGGGTTGATGTCAGGCACGAGCATGGACGGCGTGGACGGCATCGCGGTCGAATTTGCGAAGGGCAAGGCGCCCGTCGTGCGGTCGCAGGCGTTCGTGGGCTTCTCCGAGGGTTTGCGCGACGCGCTGTTCGCCCTGCAGCAACCGGGAGACAACGAGATCGAGCGCGAGGCGCTTGCAGCCAACGCGCTGGCCGCGCGCTACACGGTGTGCTGCCATGAGTTGCTGCGCTCGGGCAACCTGTCGGCAGTGGACGTCCGGGCGATCGGCGTGCACGGGCAAACGGTGCGACATCGGCCGGAAAAGGGTTACACGAAGCAGATCAACAATCCGGCGCTGCTGGCCGAAATGATGCATATCGACGTGATCGCCGATTTCCGCAGCCGCGACGTCGCGGCGGGCGGCCAGGGCGCGCCGCTCGTGCCGGCCTTTCACGCGACGGTTTTCGGCGCGAAGAACGAGACGCGCGTGGTCTGCAATCTCGGCGGAATCAGCAATATCACGATCCTCTCGGCGAACGGCGCGGTGCGCGGCTTCGACTGCGGCCCGGCTAATGCGCTGCTCGACGAATGGTCGCACCGGCATCTGAACAGGCCATTCGACGAAAACGGCCAGTTCGCAGCGTCGGGGCAGGTGCATCGCCCGTTGCTGAACGCTTTCCTCGACGAGCCGTTCTTCGAGGCGCAGCCGCCGAAGAGCACGGGCCGCGATCTGTTCAACCCCGAATGGCTCGACGCCCGGCTGCAAGGCTTCGCCAATGTCAGCCCCGCCGACGTTCAGGCGACGCTGGTCGCGCTGACGGCTGTGACGGTCGCGCGCGAGGTCGAGCGCCATGCACCCGATTGCAAGGCGGTCTATGTGTGCGGCGGCGGCGCACGCAATCCGGAGATCATGAAGGCACTGCAGGGCGCGCTCGCCGAAAGCGGCTGCAGCGGCGTCCCAGTCATGACGACGGAGGCGCTCGGCGTGCCGCCGCATCAGGTGGAACCGCTGGCCTTTGCGTGGCTGGCCATGCGTTGCGTTGCACGCGAACCGGGCAATCTGCCGTCCGTGACGGGCGCAGCGGACGAGCGCGTGCTTGGCGCGATTTATCCGCGCTGA
- the ruvA gene encoding Holliday junction branch migration protein RuvA — MIGRIAGVLLEKNPPHLLIDCNGVGYEVDVPMSTFYNLPGTGEKVVLLTQMIVREDAHLLYGFLTPQERSTFRELLKITGIGARMALAVLSGMSVQELSQTVTMQDAARLTRVPGIGKKTAERLLLELKGKLGADLGAMAGAASQSDHASDILNALLALGYSEKEGLAAIKNVPAGTGVSEGIKLALKALSKG, encoded by the coding sequence ATGATCGGTCGCATCGCCGGCGTCCTGCTGGAAAAGAATCCGCCTCATCTTCTGATCGACTGCAACGGTGTCGGCTACGAAGTCGATGTGCCGATGAGCACCTTCTACAACCTGCCCGGCACAGGCGAGAAAGTCGTGCTGCTTACGCAGATGATCGTGCGCGAAGACGCGCATCTGCTGTACGGCTTTCTCACGCCGCAGGAGCGTTCGACGTTTCGCGAGTTGTTAAAGATCACGGGCATCGGCGCACGTATGGCGCTGGCCGTGCTGTCCGGCATGAGCGTGCAGGAACTGTCGCAGACGGTAACGATGCAGGACGCCGCGCGCCTCACGCGCGTGCCGGGCATCGGCAAGAAGACGGCGGAGCGGCTCCTGCTCGAACTGAAGGGCAAGCTCGGCGCCGACCTCGGCGCGATGGCGGGCGCAGCGTCGCAGTCCGATCACGCGTCCGACATCCTGAATGCGTTGCTGGCATTGGGCTACTCCGAAAAAGAAGGATTGGCAGCCATCAAGAACGTGCCCGCGGGTACGGGCGTTTCCGAAGGCATCAAGCTCGCATTGAAGGCGCTGTCGAAGGGCTGA